GTGCTTGCAGAAGGCGTGCAAGTGGTGTCTCATATCGCAACAGACAATTACCAGGCCGGCCGTGTAGCAGGACAGGCCATGATCGAAGGCGTTGATACTGGTGGTGCAATTGGTATTCTGGATTTTGCAGAAGTAGAATCTGTTATCCTGCGTACGCGCGGATTTATTGATGCGCTTAACGAGCACGAGGCGGCAACAGGCATCAAATTCGAAGTTGTTTCTCGCTTACCCGGTGGGGCCGAAAAAGCCATTTCCTACCGCGCTGCGCAAGACATGCTGCAGGCGCATCCTGATTTGAAAGGAATTTTCGCGATCAATGACCCGTCGGCATTGGGTGCTGTAGCTGCATTGGAAGAGTCGGGCCGCGAAGATGAAGTAGTAGTTATCAGTGTTGATGGACAGCCGGAGGGCCGGCAAGCTGTGCTCGAAGGGAAAATTTATGGTGATGCCGTGCAGTATCCGGACAAGATTGCACGCACAACCGTGCAGACCATCATGAAATACGTCAATGGAGAAGAAGTGCCCCCGGAGATTCTGATTCCAACCGAACTTTATCGCATGGAGCAAGCGCTGCAGGATAGCTCGCTAGCGCCTTTGCGGTAAGCTGGGCCGCTAGGAGATTTCTGCAAGGATCTCTGCCATTTTCTCCCACTCGCTGTACATGGCGGCGAGTTCGTCTTTCATCATTTGATAGTTGGTTGTAAGGTCTTTGGCCTTATGGGGGTCATTGTATATATCAGGATTTGCCAGGTCCGCCTCAATCTTTTTCAGCGTTGCTTCTTTGGTTTCGATCGTAAACTCAAGCGAGGTATGGGCCTTTTTGAGTTGAGAAGGGGTAGTGTACGACCCCTCAAAATCGGCGTCTTGCATGGCAGCCTGATACCGCAAATTACGCTCCTCTGCTTCGCGGCGCTTCTGCTCTTTGGTTTTAGGGCCGCCTGAACGCTTCTTTTGTGGTTCAGCCTTTTCTTCGTTTGAAGCAGCAGCGACAGCCTGTTGCTGTTTGCTGGCGGTTCCGTGTTCAATTTGCCACTGGTAGTCCTTGTAGTTGCCGATGTACTCGCGGACCGCCCCATCTTCCACCCGCCATACCTTGTTCACAATCTGATCAAGGAAATGCCGATCGTGGCTCACAACAATGAAGCTGCCATTGTATTGCTGCAAGGCTTCGATGAGCACGTTGATAGACTGGATGTCGAGGTGGTTGGTGGGCTCATCGAGAATGAGGAAGTTGGCCGGCACCAGGAGGGTACGGGCAAGCGCGACCCGGCTTTTTTCTCCGCCCGAAAGTACGCCAATCGGTTTAAATACGTCATCACCAGTAAACAGGAATGCACCAAGCACGGTGCGCAACGCTGTTTCAGTGTGCCCCTGAGACACTTCTTGCATTGCGTCGAGCAGGGAGTATTTCAAGTTGAGTGCATCTGCCTGATGCTGGGCGAAGAACGTTTGGTTTACCTTGTAACCTAGTGTGCGGTCACCTTCAAAAACTTCTGTGCCGTTGATGATGCGTGCAAGGGTCGATTTGCCGGCGCCATTTTTCCCGGTTAGCGCAATTTTATCGCCACGCTCGATGAGGATAGGCCTCGTTTTGTCAAAAACCTGGATGAGCCCTTCCTCAGTTTCATAGTGTTTGGAGAAGGTAGAGAGCTCCATCACCGTGCGTCCGGAGGGTTCTGCTTCGGGGAAGCGGAAGGTGATTGCCGACTGTTCATCTGGCGGCGGCGGAATACGTTCGAGGCGTTCTAGGCTTTTCACGCGGCTCTGCACCTGCCGGGCTTTGCTCGCCTTGGCGCGGAAGCGTGTAATGAAGCGCTCTGTTTCGGCTATGTGCTTCTGCTGGTTTTCGTAAGAAGCGCGTTGCAACTCCCTGCGTGCAACCCGATCCTGTAGATAGAAGGTATAGTTGCCGGCGTATTCTGTGATGTTGCCTCTGTACAACTCGGCCGTAGTAGTGACCATCCGATCGAGGAAATAGCGGTCATGTGATACAATGACAACGGTGCCGTTGTACGACTTGAGATAACGCTCCAGCCAGTCGATGCTGTCAATGTCGAGATGGTTAGTCGGCTCATCAAGCAGGAGGAAGTTTGGCTTTTGTAGCAGGAGCTTGGCAAGGGCAACGCGCATCCGCCAGCCGCCAGAAAAGGTTTGCAGTGGCCGGTCGAGATCGTCGGCGTCAAAGCCAAGGCCCGTCAGAATGGCTTCGGTCTGGTCTTCGATCCGATGGGCTTCATGCGAAAGCAGTTGATCGTGTATGCTTTGCAATTCACCCAGCAATCGCTGGTATCCCGGGTCTTCGTGGTCTTCTCTGGCATCGAGTTCACGGGTAATGCGGACTTCGTTTTCTTGCAACGACAAGATTTCTGCAAAAGCCAGCAACGCCTCTTCTTTGATCGACCTGTCAGAAGGCATTTCTTGCACATTCTGCTCAAGGTAGCCTATGGTGTTGCCACCAGTGATGCCGATATTGCCGGCATCTATGTCTTGACGGCTGGCAAGCGCCCGCAGCAAAGTTGACTTACCGGCACCGTTGGGGCCAATCAGCCCGATGGATTGGTTGGCCTTGATGGTCCAGGTCAGGTTGTCGAGAATTTGCTGACCGCCAAATGCCAGGGATACGTTGGTGAGCTGAATCAATGCGAATGTCTGCTTTCGGTTGCCGTTGTCGAATGGGCTTTTATATCGACAAACATGGGAGTCGATCCGGCTGAATTGCGGATTCTTGGAGGAGAGTTAGGAATAGGTATGGGAATATCGAATACCGAACAAGAAACGAACCCTGGCTTGCCAGGGAGACTAACGAAGTAAATTATGAATGTCGAATTTTAGATTCCATCAACCATCTAGTACGCGTTTTCGCTGAGAAACCCTTTCCATAATGTGAGCCACATGATTTTAAGGTCGAGTTTGATCGACCAGTTCTGGATATAGTAGAGGTCGTACTCGATACGTTTTTCGATGGAGGTGTTGCCGCGCCAGCCGTTGATTTGTGCCCAGCCAGTGATGCCGGCTTTCATTTTGTGGCGGAGCATGTAGCGGGGTACTTGCTGCTTGAAGTTTTCGATGAACACCGGCCGTTCAGGTCTTGGCCCAACGACCGACATATCTCCTTTAAGGACATTGAAGAATTGCGGCAACTCGTCGAGTGAAGTTCTGCGCAGAAAGGCCCCCGAGCGTGTCGCGCGTTTCTCGCCGGCTTTGGCCCAAACCGGCCCCGAGCTTGCCTCTGAGTCTACGGGCATGGTTCGGAATTTCAGGATATTAAATTTCTGTCCATTAAGTCCCATGCGCTCCTGTTTATAGAAAACCGGACCTTTGGAAGAAAGCTTTACAACGATTGCAATAAGGAGTAGCACGGGAGAAATAACCAGCAAGAATAAGCTGGAAAAGACGACATCGATAGCCCGCTTGACAAAATGCCTGTACTCCATCGGGGCTTCGTCGAGGATGTGTAGGACCGGTAGCCCATCAACATCAGTAATGCGACTATTGAGCAAATTGAATTGGAACAGATCGGGTACGAGACAGACGTGGGTAAGCCGGCGCGACAGCTCATCTACAATCTGGGTAACCTTCTCAATCGCTTTCAGCGGAAGCGCGATATAGACGTAGTCGATGGGGGTATCTTGTGCTGCAAAGTCATCAACAATTTTGAGTGCGTCGGCTGTAATACCAAGCACATCTTCTTCCTCCTGCCGTTCGTCGTCGAGGAAGCCAACCACTTCGAGCCCCATCCAGGGATACTGGTTGAACGACGACTGCAACTGCCGACCGGCTTTGCCGGCGCCAATGATCAACACCCTGCGTACATTGCGCCCGCTGACCCTTGCCCGGTACAGCGTATAAAACGTAACCACCCGGAGCCCGATCATGAGCGTTGGCATAATGGCGCCAAACAAGATCATATGTAGCCGGGAGAAATAAAACTCGCGATAGAAAGAGAGGGACGCTGCAACAACAAGCAGTACAATGCCAACAGACTTTGCAACGGAGAAAATGAGACGGGTGAGTCGCTGGGCCCGGTCGGGTGCGTACAGTCCTGAAAAGGTGAAGACCATCATGGTGATGAGCAGCACCCAGGGCAAAAAGCTCAGGTACCGCTCAAGAGGTAACCACTCCGGCGGTGTCAGGAGCTCAAATCTGATGAAGTATGCGGTAATCCATCCTACAATAACAAGCGCTGCATCGCAAAAAAACAGCAGGCGCTGGTAGAATCGACTTTGTTCTTGAATCATGGCTGAAGGACAGGCATCAACGAAAAAAATGCTGTAATTGTATCGCTAGGCCATGCAGTGAATAGCTAATGTGTGAAATTCTGGGTGATGGATATTGGGAAAGATACCCTGAAATTATTTTATGCGTTCCCGATGTACACTAAAAAGCATCAATTGTGCCGAATTAGATGGCTTCTTGCGCGAGGGCAATGGAGCCCAGAACACCTGCCTGGTTACCCAACGCCGGCGGTACAATGTATGCATTTATATCCGCTGTTATTGCTGCTTTGGCGATATATCCGTTCAAGGTCTCTTGTACGATACGTCGAATTTTTGGAAACAGCTGCTCCTGTTCCATTACGCCGCCGCCCATAATGACGAGGTGTGGGGAGAGCGTGAGAATGTAGTTGACCACAGCCATTGCGAGGTACCAGGCTTCTATGTCCCAGGCTTCGTGGTCGGGGGGGAGGTTTTCGGCGGCTGTGCCCCAACGTTTTTTTAGCGCCGGCCCGGTTGCCATGCCTTCAAGGCAGGTTTTGTGGTACGGACAATTGCCAGCGAATGTATCCCCTGGCGCTGTTGGTAACATCAGGTGGCCCATTTCGGGGTGCAGCAGGCCGTGCAGGCGTTGTCCGTTTACAATGGCACCGCCACCAACGCCCGTACCCACCGTGAGGTATAACGCTGAATCAACATCACGCGCGGCGCCCCATTTGTATTCTCCAAGTGCTGCACCATTCACATCCGTGTCAAATACAAAGGGCTGGTTCAGTACCTTATGAATTTCGCCGGCAAGGTCGGTATTGGCCCAGCCCGGTTTGGGTGTACTTGTGATATAGCCGTACGTAGGAGATAGTGGATTGGGGTCCACGGGGCCAAATGAGGCAATACCTATGGCTGCCAGGCTATCGTTGTACTTTTTGAAGAAATCAAGTGTCCTGCCAATGGTTTCTTCCGGCGTTGTTGTTGGAAATCGAACAATCTCGTGTAAATCATCAGGGCCGTTTCCCACAGCGCAGACAAACTTGGTACCGCCAGCTTCAATACCGCCAAACATGCTCCTTACAGGAATGGTGAATAATTACAGGGGGGTGGGAAAGAAATAAGCAAAATGCTACTTTCATGCTACCTGTAATGTACGTCTGCCTTTGTTTTTCCCTAACTTTCATGAGATTGGATCTGTCAGACCAGCCACGGGTTGCTTTCAGGGGAAATCGCATGCTGCACCGATTTTAGGGTAGCAATGTGTGCAATATTGACAAGGGAGTTTGATCAATCTACCGTATGACGCGTTGGACGCGGGTCCTCAGTTGTTGACGGTTGACGGGTGTAGTGATGATTCAACAGATACTATTTATCGTAATTGCCGGCGGAGCCCTTCTCTTTGCTGCCCGGCAATTCTTGCAAATCAAAAAGAAAATCAGCCTCGGGCAGCCCGAAGAAATTAAGGGCGATACGGGTGAGCGCATCAAGAACGTCCTGCTTATTGCATTAGGGCAGAAGAAGATGTTCAAACAGTGGGTGCCGGCGCTGATGCACTTTGCCATTTACGCCGCTTTCCTGATCACGCAGATCGAGTTGCTTGAAATCTTCTTTGATGGTGTTACAGGCGCACACCGCGCTTTTGCGCCGGCGCTTGGCGGGTTCTACACGTTTGTTATTAGCACAATCGAAGTGCTCACTTTTTTTGCTTTTTTTGCAACGATCATTTTTCTCGTACGCCGCACACTGGTAAAGCCGGCAAGGTTTACGCAAACCGAAATGCAAGGCTGGCCCGCCCGCGATGGTATTCTCATCTTGCTGGGTGAGCTTGTATTGATTGCCGGTATTGTGTGTATGAACGGTGCTGACGTACTCCTGCAAAAGCTCGATCCTGCCCATTACCCCGATACCGGTACCCTTGCCGTGAGCAGTTGGCTCGGGCCCTTGTTGTTTGGCGGACTCTCGCAGCAAAGTCTTGTTGTTGTGGAGCGTTTTGGGTGGTGGCTGCACATCCTTACGGTGCTCGCTTTTCTCAACTACCTGCCGATCTCAAAGCATCTGCACATTGTACTTGCATTTTTTAACGTCTACTACAGCCGACTCAAGCCTCGTGGTGAGATGGAGAACATGCCTGAAATCATGAATGAAGTGAAAAGCATGATGGGGTTGATTGAAGCGTCTGAAGCGGATATGGGTGCAGAATTGCCTGAGTTTGGGGCCAAAGATGTTACGGGGTTAAGCTGGAAAACACTCCTGGAAGCATATTCTTGCACAGAGTGTGGGCGGTGTACCGAACAGTGTCCGGCCAACCTGACCGGCAAAAAACTGTCGCCCCGCAAAATTATGATGGACATCCGCGATCGGACGGATGAAGTAGCAGCTGGCCTGGCTGTCAGCGAAGCAGTGGCGCCGGCTGACTTTGATGATGGGAAGTCGCTTTTCGATTATATCGCGTCTGAAGAATTACACGCCTGTACAACATGCCAGGCTTGTGTAGAGGCGTGTCCTGTGATGATTAATCCGATGGAGCCCATTTTGGCGCTGCGCCGGTATGAAATCCTGACGGAGTCGAAGGGACCAGCCGATTGGATCCCGATGTTTACAAGCGTTGAAAATAACGGTGCCGTCTGGGCTGTAGCAGATCCACGCGATGGATGGACCCGCGAAGACTAGCAGCCAATAGATCGAAAGGAAATAGCTTATGAGTAATGTGCCAATCATGGCCGATGTTGCTGCGGCAGGCAAAGAAATAGAAGTTTTATTTTGGGTGGGATGTGCCGGCAGCTTTGATGCGCGTGCACAAAAGGTGACACGCGCCTTTTCGGAGATCCTCAACGCGGTGGGTATCAATTATGCGATTCTGGGGAAAGAGGAGTCGTGCACAGGTGATCCTGCACGTCGCGCCGGCAATGAGTTTGTCTTTCAGATGACCGCGCTCCAAAACATTGAGACGCTCAACGGTTACGGCATCAAAAAAATAGTGACCGCCTGTCCGCATTGCTTCAATACGCTCAAAAACGAGTATCCTGCGCTGGGTGGTTCTTATGATGTGATTCACCATACACAGTTGTTGCAAGACCTCATCAATACGGGCCGGCTAAAACTCCAGGGTGGCGGCTCGTTCAACGGCAAACGGATCACATACCACGACTCGTGCTATCTTGGCCGCATAAATGGCGTGTATGAAGCTCCACGTGCGCTTTTGGAAGCACTTGACGTAGAGCTTGTTGAAATGAAGCGCTGCAAGAGCAAAGGGTTGTGCTGTGGCGCTGGTGGTGCACAAATGTTCAAGGAAGATGAGCCGGGCGAGAAGCGCATCAACAAGGAGCGGGTGGAGGAAGTGCTTGAGACAGGCGCCTCAGCAGTTGCGGCAAATTGTCCGTTTTGCCTGACAATGCTGCGGGATGGGGTTACAGCAGAGGGTAAAGAGGAGCAGGTGATGGTATACGATCTTGCCGAGCTGATTCTCGACAAAATGAAAGACTGATTCAGATCAGTGTTTACAACAAAGGGTGCATATGAAAATTCTGGTTGTGGGTGGTGCAGGGACAATCGGCCGGCACGTTGTCGCTAAATTTACCACCTCGCACGAGGTACTGGTGGCTGGGCGGAATACGGGAGATGTGACGGTAGATCTTACTGATGCAGCTTCAATTGAAGCCATGTTTGCTCAAACCGGACCGCTGGGCGCCATTGTATGCATCGCCGGAGACGCCAAGTGGGCCCCCTTTAATGAACTCGCTGAAGAAGATTACTATATCGGGTTTCGCAGCAAACTCATGGGACAGGTCAACCTTGTGCGTCTCGGACAAGCACATCTTAATCCAGGGGGCTCATTTACCCTCTCTACAGGAATTCTGGCAGATGATCCGGTTGTGATGACGGCCAGCGCCGCGATGGTGAATGGTGCGATCCACAGTTTTGTAAAGGCTGCATCTCTCGAAATGGAAAATGGACACCGTTTGAATGTGGTGTCATCTGGACTTGTAGAAGACTCTGTAGAAAAGTATGCCGACTATTTCCCCGGCCATAACCCCATCCCGATGCCCAAAGCTGTAAATGCCTACGTGCGCAGCATTATGGGAAAAGCAAACGGCGAAATATTCAGGGTCTACGACCATTGAACATTCCGCCGTTAAAATTAGCAGCCTGGCAAGAGAGCCCGTGTTAATCCTGTGCTTTCAATTTGCGTACTTCTTCAGTAAACGCCGGCAGCACATCGAACACATCTCCAACAATTCCATAGTCAGCTACCTTGAAAATAGGCGCTTCAGGGTCTTTGTTGATGGCGACGATATACTTCGAAGAGGAAACACCTGCTACATGCTGGATTGCCCCAGAAATGCCGCAGGCGATATAGAGGTCTGGTGAAACGGTTTTGCCCGTTTGCCCGATGTGCTCCTCGTGAGGCCGCCAGCCATCGTCTGACACGGGCCGGCTACATCCTGTGGCTGCACCAAGCAGATCAGCCAGGTCTTCGATGATGTTCCAGTTATCAGCGCTCTGCAAGCCACGGCCGCCGCTAACAATGATGTCTGCTTCAGTTACGTCCAGGTTGCCATTGCTGCTGCCTTCGTACGCGGTAACGACAACTTTAGCAGCGGGAGCGGCAATGGTCAGTGTTTCGGTCGCAATCGCCGTTGGGCTTTCAATGGGTTTGTAAGACTTTGGGCGAAGGGTTGCGAGTTGCGGCGAACCTGTGAGGCGCACTTCAGCGAATGCTTTACCGGCATACATCGGACGCTTAAACAGCAACGCGCCACCTTCTTCGCGCATATG
This window of the Bacteroidota bacterium genome carries:
- a CDS encoding electron transfer flavoprotein subunit alpha/FixB family protein codes for the protein MSILVVSDIQQGALRSVNAEVYTAAVALGATIGKPVATLMLGSGNLAPLAETAGTYGVEKALLVEDAALAQFSPDVYASIIAQAIREAGAEIVLMGATFTGKDVMARVSQMLETGLAQDCVHMREEGGALLFKRPMYAGKAFAEVRLTGSPQLATLRPKSYKPIESPTAIATETLTIAAPAAKVVVTAYEGSSNGNLDVTEADIIVSGGRGLQSADNWNIIEDLADLLGAATGCSRPVSDDGWRPHEEHIGQTGKTVSPDLYIACGISGAIQHVAGVSSSKYIVAINKDPEAPIFKVADYGIVGDVFDVLPAFTEEVRKLKAQD
- a CDS encoding substrate-binding domain-containing protein, whose protein sequence is MNRLTALFKPTLFVIFITLVVTGCAEQNTSSEEKPVIGVSIMTATNPFFKLLGETIADEAGKFGYEAVVVSGDYDISKQKNQVSDFIVQGVDVIVLTPINSKSIGTSIAEANEAGIPVFTADIAVLAEGVQVVSHIATDNYQAGRVAGQAMIEGVDTGGAIGILDFAEVESVILRTRGFIDALNEHEAATGIKFEVVSRLPGGAEKAISYRAAQDMLQAHPDLKGIFAINDPSALGAVAALEESGREDEVVVISVDGQPEGRQAVLEGKIYGDAVQYPDKIARTTVQTIMKYVNGEEVPPEILIPTELYRMEQALQDSSLAPLR
- a CDS encoding (Fe-S)-binding protein: MIQQILFIVIAGGALLFAARQFLQIKKKISLGQPEEIKGDTGERIKNVLLIALGQKKMFKQWVPALMHFAIYAAFLITQIELLEIFFDGVTGAHRAFAPALGGFYTFVISTIEVLTFFAFFATIIFLVRRTLVKPARFTQTEMQGWPARDGILILLGELVLIAGIVCMNGADVLLQKLDPAHYPDTGTLAVSSWLGPLLFGGLSQQSLVVVERFGWWLHILTVLAFLNYLPISKHLHIVLAFFNVYYSRLKPRGEMENMPEIMNEVKSMMGLIEASEADMGAELPEFGAKDVTGLSWKTLLEAYSCTECGRCTEQCPANLTGKKLSPRKIMMDIRDRTDEVAAGLAVSEAVAPADFDDGKSLFDYIASEELHACTTCQACVEACPVMINPMEPILALRRYEILTESKGPADWIPMFTSVENNGAVWAVADPRDGWTRED
- a CDS encoding ABC-F family ATP-binding cassette domain-containing protein, with amino-acid sequence MIQLTNVSLAFGGQQILDNLTWTIKANQSIGLIGPNGAGKSTLLRALASRQDIDAGNIGITGGNTIGYLEQNVQEMPSDRSIKEEALLAFAEILSLQENEVRITRELDAREDHEDPGYQRLLGELQSIHDQLLSHEAHRIEDQTEAILTGLGFDADDLDRPLQTFSGGWRMRVALAKLLLQKPNFLLLDEPTNHLDIDSIDWLERYLKSYNGTVVIVSHDRYFLDRMVTTTAELYRGNITEYAGNYTFYLQDRVARRELQRASYENQQKHIAETERFITRFRAKASKARQVQSRVKSLERLERIPPPPDEQSAITFRFPEAEPSGRTVMELSTFSKHYETEEGLIQVFDKTRPILIERGDKIALTGKNGAGKSTLARIINGTEVFEGDRTLGYKVNQTFFAQHQADALNLKYSLLDAMQEVSQGHTETALRTVLGAFLFTGDDVFKPIGVLSGGEKSRVALARTLLVPANFLILDEPTNHLDIQSINVLIEALQQYNGSFIVVSHDRHFLDQIVNKVWRVEDGAVREYIGNYKDYQWQIEHGTASKQQQAVAAASNEEKAEPQKKRSGGPKTKEQKRREAEERNLRYQAAMQDADFEGSYTTPSQLKKAHTSLEFTIETKEATLKKIEADLANPDIYNDPHKAKDLTTNYQMMKDELAAMYSEWEKMAEILAEIS
- a CDS encoding (Fe-S)-binding protein is translated as MSNVPIMADVAAAGKEIEVLFWVGCAGSFDARAQKVTRAFSEILNAVGINYAILGKEESCTGDPARRAGNEFVFQMTALQNIETLNGYGIKKIVTACPHCFNTLKNEYPALGGSYDVIHHTQLLQDLINTGRLKLQGGGSFNGKRITYHDSCYLGRINGVYEAPRALLEALDVELVEMKRCKSKGLCCGAGGAQMFKEDEPGEKRINKERVEEVLETGASAVAANCPFCLTMLRDGVTAEGKEEQVMVYDLAELILDKMKD
- a CDS encoding ROK family protein; translated protein: MFGGIEAGGTKFVCAVGNGPDDLHEIVRFPTTTPEETIGRTLDFFKKYNDSLAAIGIASFGPVDPNPLSPTYGYITSTPKPGWANTDLAGEIHKVLNQPFVFDTDVNGAALGEYKWGAARDVDSALYLTVGTGVGGGAIVNGQRLHGLLHPEMGHLMLPTAPGDTFAGNCPYHKTCLEGMATGPALKKRWGTAAENLPPDHEAWDIEAWYLAMAVVNYILTLSPHLVIMGGGVMEQEQLFPKIRRIVQETLNGYIAKAAITADINAYIVPPALGNQAGVLGSIALAQEAI
- a CDS encoding undecaprenyl-phosphate glucose phosphotransferase, which translates into the protein MIQEQSRFYQRLLFFCDAALVIVGWITAYFIRFELLTPPEWLPLERYLSFLPWVLLITMMVFTFSGLYAPDRAQRLTRLIFSVAKSVGIVLLVVAASLSFYREFYFSRLHMILFGAIMPTLMIGLRVVTFYTLYRARVSGRNVRRVLIIGAGKAGRQLQSSFNQYPWMGLEVVGFLDDERQEEEDVLGITADALKIVDDFAAQDTPIDYVYIALPLKAIEKVTQIVDELSRRLTHVCLVPDLFQFNLLNSRITDVDGLPVLHILDEAPMEYRHFVKRAIDVVFSSLFLLVISPVLLLIAIVVKLSSKGPVFYKQERMGLNGQKFNILKFRTMPVDSEASSGPVWAKAGEKRATRSGAFLRRTSLDELPQFFNVLKGDMSVVGPRPERPVFIENFKQQVPRYMLRHKMKAGITGWAQINGWRGNTSIEKRIEYDLYYIQNWSIKLDLKIMWLTLWKGFLSENAY
- a CDS encoding short chain dehydrogenase; translated protein: MKILVVGGAGTIGRHVVAKFTTSHEVLVAGRNTGDVTVDLTDAASIEAMFAQTGPLGAIVCIAGDAKWAPFNELAEEDYYIGFRSKLMGQVNLVRLGQAHLNPGGSFTLSTGILADDPVVMTASAAMVNGAIHSFVKAASLEMENGHRLNVVSSGLVEDSVEKYADYFPGHNPIPMPKAVNAYVRSIMGKANGEIFRVYDH